From the genome of Marixanthomonas ophiurae, one region includes:
- a CDS encoding glycosyltransferase family 4 protein, translating into MDKKIKVLFTIPNFKNAGSRYVLVSIIKKIDTTRFEVFIGVEKYPEHIPNIISKDRQILIPRTGKILKDISTFSKILKKHKIEIVHSWDYKSNFIKALACKRSSVAYLYTKKNDSWSKRWFVKSLLAKHIAYDNPEMKNKFFSGLLLRNKITFIPHGVDINTFKPKKLKEVATENFNICTVGNINKNKNQLFTVKTLIDLPDFVHLRLYGKPEPNYLKKLKEVIKKNNLEDRVHIKGVVPNDELPLILQNQDLFVLASKNEGLPVSVLEALACGVPVLCSDSGGGSRFIFKDKLGGKVFNLKNSEVFIKEVLKYVHDKEFYKTKTKEAVQLAHQFDICKEVTSYEKLYEKII; encoded by the coding sequence ATGGATAAAAAAATTAAAGTCCTTTTCACCATCCCTAATTTTAAAAATGCAGGAAGCCGGTATGTATTAGTGTCTATTATAAAGAAAATAGACACCACACGTTTTGAAGTATTTATTGGAGTTGAAAAGTATCCTGAACACATACCAAACATAATTTCCAAGGACCGTCAAATTTTAATTCCGCGGACAGGTAAAATATTAAAAGACATTTCAACTTTTTCGAAAATTTTAAAAAAACATAAAATTGAGATCGTCCATTCTTGGGATTATAAGTCAAATTTTATTAAAGCTTTAGCGTGTAAGCGATCTTCTGTAGCATATTTATATACTAAAAAAAACGATAGTTGGTCTAAACGTTGGTTTGTAAAAAGCCTATTGGCCAAACATATTGCGTATGATAACCCAGAGATGAAAAACAAGTTTTTTTCAGGTCTCTTACTTCGGAATAAGATTACATTCATTCCTCATGGGGTGGATATAAATACATTTAAACCTAAAAAGCTTAAAGAGGTCGCCACAGAAAATTTTAATATATGTACGGTAGGGAATATCAATAAAAACAAAAACCAGCTGTTCACAGTTAAGACACTAATTGATTTGCCAGATTTTGTTCATTTGAGGTTATATGGGAAGCCAGAACCAAATTATTTAAAAAAATTAAAAGAAGTAATAAAGAAAAATAATTTAGAAGATAGGGTACACATAAAAGGCGTCGTTCCGAATGATGAGTTACCATTGATTTTACAAAACCAAGATTTATTTGTGTTGGCTTCGAAAAATGAAGGACTGCCTGTTTCAGTTTTAGAAGCTTTGGCTTGCGGTGTTCCGGTGCTTTGTTCAGACTCTGGAGGTGGATCACGTTTTATATTTAAGGATAAGTTAGGTGGAAAAGTCTTTAATTTAAAAAATTCAGAAGTGTTTATAAAGGAAGTGCTGAAATACGTTCACGATAAAGAATTTTACAAAACAAAAACCAAAGAGGCTGTTCAATTAGCTCATCAATTTGATATTTGTAAGGAAGTAACATCGTATGAGAAGTTATATGAAAAAATAATATGA
- a CDS encoding glycosyltransferase family 2 protein has product MDFSVIIPVYNGADFIVKAYESIVKQNIEDFEILFVDNNSTDNSMEKIKEVQETDTRVKLFEQKVQGAAAARNKGLEHAKGEYVYMFDVDDQIFPNALKKLKSILDEHPKIDAVFGKMKKLHKNTAALEKPEDDTREIIIKEKPYWGLQWLSDLRTVVGPPAFLYRRRVFDTIGSYNISLQTGEDTALDIKLGMLCNVAFIDLYIYVYYKHEQSSIQVVKKNKDRVFMQWPRYVKSHLPFYRNHEVPYEFKRILFKTIFVSIGRMLNLTNGIQERRKLKKQLFQDIKTVKTSFLIRLYLEILVLFNFSYVFKFYIYYWVPALLPSIIKKNDRSLK; this is encoded by the coding sequence ATGGACTTTTCTGTAATTATCCCAGTGTACAATGGTGCTGATTTTATTGTAAAGGCATATGAATCGATTGTAAAGCAAAATATAGAAGATTTTGAGATTTTATTTGTGGATAATAATTCCACAGATAATTCCATGGAAAAAATAAAGGAAGTACAAGAAACAGATACACGGGTGAAACTTTTCGAACAAAAAGTTCAAGGAGCCGCCGCTGCCAGAAATAAAGGACTAGAACATGCCAAAGGGGAGTATGTGTATATGTTTGATGTGGATGATCAAATATTTCCCAATGCCTTAAAAAAATTAAAAAGTATATTGGATGAGCATCCAAAGATTGATGCGGTTTTTGGGAAAATGAAAAAATTACATAAAAATACAGCAGCGCTTGAAAAACCGGAGGACGATACAAGGGAAATTATAATAAAAGAGAAGCCATATTGGGGTCTGCAATGGCTTTCCGATCTACGGACCGTGGTGGGGCCGCCTGCTTTTCTGTACCGCAGGAGGGTCTTTGATACAATAGGGTCTTACAACATTTCCTTGCAGACAGGCGAAGATACTGCGTTAGATATAAAACTGGGAATGCTTTGTAACGTAGCTTTTATTGATTTGTATATTTACGTGTACTACAAACACGAGCAGTCATCTATTCAAGTGGTTAAAAAGAATAAAGACAGGGTCTTTATGCAATGGCCACGATATGTAAAATCGCACCTTCCTTTTTATAGAAACCACGAAGTGCCGTACGAATTTAAACGGATACTTTTTAAAACTATTTTTGTTTCCATAGGAAGGATGCTCAACCTGACAAACGGTATACAAGAACGTCGAAAACTGAAAAAACAATTATTTCAGGATATAAAAACAGTAAAAACCTCTTTTTTGATACGGTTGTACTTAGAAATTTTAGTTCTTTTTAATTTCAGCTATGTTTTTAAGTTTTATATTTATTATTGGGTTCCAGCCTTGCTGCCTTCTATAATTAAGAAAAATGATAGATCATTAAAATAA
- a CDS encoding glycosyltransferase family 4 protein → MKKRRTIAIYSGAIPSTTFVEQLIKGVAAHQRVLLFGRITKPISYTSKNITVHATPNSHFLNFIYSLYRLSFLLLKKPKGLFVLLRQTKKRKGLYKRWMWFTKALPIVLYRPDVFHIQWAKSLDSFFFLKTEFNIPIVLSLRGAHINYSPIASQKLTDSYKEQFPNVAGFHAVSKAISSEAQKYNAPTNRIQVIHSMVPEQFFKAFTSYKKRKSGPFNLVSIGRPHWIKGYSYAIQAIRLLLEQGFDCTYTIIGIDEVDEGLLYQINDLGLEKNVRLLPSLPQSKLIMELPNYDALLLPSLKEGIANVVLEAMAMGVPVISSDCGGMKEVVTDTTGFLVPIRNPKAIAKAVIQLDTMKETEVQALTQQAHNFIKREFLSTKGVDEFLALYESSMKSN, encoded by the coding sequence TTGAAAAAACGCCGTACCATAGCTATCTATTCCGGTGCCATCCCCAGCACCACTTTTGTGGAACAATTGATAAAAGGGGTTGCCGCCCATCAACGAGTTTTATTGTTTGGAAGAATCACTAAGCCTATTTCCTATACCTCTAAAAACATTACGGTACATGCTACTCCTAATTCCCATTTTCTAAATTTTATTTACAGCTTATATCGCTTATCTTTTTTATTGTTGAAAAAACCTAAAGGTCTTTTTGTACTTTTACGACAAACCAAAAAACGAAAAGGACTGTATAAACGCTGGATGTGGTTTACCAAAGCATTACCCATTGTTTTGTATAGACCGGATGTTTTTCATATTCAATGGGCTAAAAGTTTAGATTCTTTTTTCTTTTTAAAGACCGAATTCAATATCCCCATTGTATTGAGTTTACGAGGAGCACATATTAATTATTCACCTATTGCTTCACAAAAATTGACAGATAGTTATAAAGAGCAATTTCCTAACGTAGCTGGTTTTCACGCCGTTTCAAAAGCTATTTCAAGTGAAGCCCAAAAATACAATGCTCCTACCAATCGCATACAGGTTATTCATTCTATGGTTCCTGAGCAATTTTTTAAAGCTTTTACCTCGTACAAAAAAAGAAAGTCTGGTCCTTTTAACTTAGTTTCCATTGGGCGACCGCATTGGATAAAAGGATATAGTTATGCTATCCAAGCTATACGTCTGCTACTTGAACAAGGTTTTGACTGCACCTATACCATAATTGGGATTGATGAAGTCGATGAGGGGCTTTTATATCAAATAAATGATTTGGGGTTGGAAAAAAACGTACGCTTACTGCCTTCTCTACCTCAATCAAAATTAATAATGGAATTGCCAAATTACGATGCCCTTTTACTACCAAGCTTAAAAGAAGGTATTGCTAATGTAGTTTTGGAGGCTATGGCTATGGGTGTCCCTGTCATCAGCAGTGATTGTGGAGGCATGAAAGAAGTTGTTACTGATACCACTGGATTTTTAGTGCCGATACGTAATCCTAAAGCGATTGCTAAAGCAGTTATACAACTGGACACTATGAAAGAAACCGAAGTGCAAGCACTTACCCAACAAGCACATAATTTTATAAAAAGAGAATTCCTATCTACTAAAGGGGTGGATGAATTTTTGGCGCTTTATGAAAGTTCAATGAAAAGTAATTAA
- a CDS encoding asparagine synthase-related protein, which yields MRKIKTPIIPIQPTFAKVKGDHELNKEAICIFAATGFFLDRDTYWKDVVALPPASINQLDADGFLVKCTPWFQWHYTPRTISFNEALQEFTTLFETIVEEQIGNKKTILPLSGGLDSRSQAVVLKKLGKEVSSYSYDFDGGYPETQLAQKIATACDFDFKPFQIEKGYVWNVIEELAKINQCNSDFTHPRQMAIIDKFEAMGDVFSLGHWGDVLFDSGTDKTVSENQLTEIILKKLIKKGGMELGNALWHQWKLEGTFEHYLHKRINTLLDTIKIKNVSAKVRAFKSLYWAPRWTSVNLSVFIEKRPVTLPYYDDRMCEFICTIPEEFLADRKLQIAYIKAQSPKLAKITWQDHRPFNLYNYGKNRIPYNLPYRIIKKAQRESNALVGKKYIQRNWELQFLGKENATQLESYLFSNPLKEWVSEEVIQAFYNAFKEKDAVTYSHPVSMLLTLALWKKNNG from the coding sequence TTGAGAAAAATAAAAACCCCCATAATACCCATACAACCAACCTTTGCAAAGGTTAAAGGGGATCATGAATTAAACAAAGAAGCCATCTGCATATTTGCAGCTACTGGTTTTTTTTTAGATAGGGATACGTATTGGAAAGATGTAGTGGCGTTACCTCCGGCTTCTATAAACCAACTAGATGCTGATGGGTTTTTGGTGAAATGCACACCTTGGTTTCAATGGCATTACACACCGCGCACTATTTCATTTAATGAGGCATTGCAAGAGTTCACAACCTTATTTGAAACAATTGTTGAGGAACAAATAGGAAACAAAAAAACAATCCTGCCGCTTTCCGGCGGATTGGATAGCCGCAGCCAAGCGGTTGTTTTAAAAAAACTGGGTAAGGAAGTTAGTTCCTACAGTTATGATTTTGACGGCGGATATCCCGAAACGCAACTAGCCCAAAAAATAGCCACAGCTTGTGACTTTGATTTTAAACCCTTCCAAATTGAAAAAGGGTATGTATGGAATGTTATTGAAGAACTCGCAAAAATAAACCAATGCAATAGTGATTTTACGCACCCACGGCAAATGGCCATCATTGATAAATTTGAAGCTATGGGCGATGTTTTTTCCTTGGGACATTGGGGTGATGTATTGTTTGACAGCGGAACAGATAAAACAGTTTCAGAAAATCAATTGACCGAAATTATTCTGAAAAAACTAATTAAAAAAGGTGGTATGGAACTCGGAAACGCGCTGTGGCACCAGTGGAAATTGGAAGGTACTTTTGAACACTATCTGCACAAACGCATCAATACGTTATTAGATACTATCAAGATTAAAAATGTAAGTGCAAAAGTGCGGGCTTTTAAATCGCTGTATTGGGCGCCACGCTGGACCTCGGTCAATTTATCTGTGTTTATAGAAAAACGCCCTGTAACGTTACCGTATTACGATGACCGTATGTGCGAATTTATCTGCACGATTCCTGAAGAATTTTTAGCAGATAGAAAATTACAGATAGCCTATATAAAAGCCCAAAGCCCGAAATTGGCAAAGATAACCTGGCAGGACCACCGGCCTTTTAACTTATACAATTACGGAAAAAACCGTATTCCTTATAACCTTCCATATCGTATTATTAAAAAAGCACAACGGGAAAGCAATGCCCTAGTGGGTAAAAAATACATACAACGTAATTGGGAATTGCAATTTTTAGGAAAGGAAAATGCAACCCAATTAGAGAGCTATTTATTCTCAAACCCATTAAAAGAATGGGTTTCTGAAGAAGTGATTCAAGCTTTTTACAACGCATTTAAAGAAAAAGATGCTGTTACCTATTCGCATCCGGTTAGTATGTTGCTTACTTTAGCACTTTGGAAGAAAAACAATGGATAA
- a CDS encoding sulfotransferase family 2 domain-containing protein codes for MLITKNFVMLNVPKTGTTFSRTVIKKVYNNKYGAILNKIGYKLKILKREIIELKLPNIKMPTKSLDQHGVYSQIPTKYRNRPIVSVVRNPYSRFLSSYKFRSWANPTQLTVSKEIIKNKFPSFPNLNLDTYVDLSLEAEKTRLEWIKEGVENIHDLGPQTIQFVQFFFKNPEEAILKINEEYITSGAYRKDMADIRFLQVENLKDDLYNLLSECGFTKKELAFVKEHKKMNVTKSKTKATNKEWTEKALQYVTYRERFLFLILKDFGIEYQKPNLD; via the coding sequence ATGCTGATCACAAAAAACTTTGTCATGCTCAACGTTCCTAAAACAGGGACTACCTTTAGCCGTACCGTTATAAAAAAAGTTTATAACAATAAGTATGGTGCCATTTTAAATAAAATAGGGTACAAGTTAAAAATATTAAAGAGAGAAATAATAGAGCTAAAGCTCCCAAATATTAAGATGCCAACCAAAAGTTTGGATCAACATGGGGTTTACTCACAAATCCCCACAAAATACAGAAATAGGCCTATAGTATCGGTAGTAAGGAATCCATATAGCCGGTTTTTATCCTCTTACAAATTTCGTTCCTGGGCCAATCCAACCCAACTGACTGTAAGCAAGGAAATAATAAAAAATAAATTTCCATCTTTCCCAAACTTAAACCTTGACACTTATGTAGATTTATCTTTAGAAGCCGAAAAGACTAGGCTTGAATGGATAAAAGAAGGTGTGGAAAACATTCATGATTTAGGACCGCAGACTATTCAGTTTGTACAGTTCTTCTTTAAAAATCCTGAAGAAGCAATCCTTAAAATAAACGAAGAATACATTACTTCTGGAGCTTATAGAAAGGATATGGCAGATATTCGTTTTTTACAAGTAGAAAATTTAAAAGACGATTTATATAATTTATTAAGTGAGTGCGGCTTTACTAAAAAAGAGCTCGCTTTTGTCAAGGAGCATAAAAAAATGAATGTTACAAAGTCTAAAACAAAAGCTACAAACAAAGAATGGACAGAAAAAGCCTTGCAATATGTAACCTACAGAGAACGGTTTTTATTTTTGATATTAAAGGATTTTGGGATTGAATATCAAAAACCAAACCTTGATTAA
- a CDS encoding sulfotransferase domain-containing protein, whose amino-acid sequence MSRYSKHIIIVGSARSGTSWLSETIAQQNRYRMLFEPEHETQTEKGHLLCDKWLEETSEAKKANRYLKQVFANRVDNDWIAQNSNRKWKRHLWPFIPKKYIIKFVRANLAAKYMNETFEIPLIHLLRNPYDTLYSQQRNNFPWLIDLSHFQEQEKLVELIKNRFDFNITDVKALSKLETLTVRWCIENVLPLEVLQPYQGRSKVIRYEALRKDIAVFHEICNYFVIEPIKNIEEVYTKPSSKTHHKSSIVTKEKKEVTFTSNELQQINSILDIFKTKLYPRIH is encoded by the coding sequence ATGAGTAGGTATTCTAAACATATTATCATTGTAGGTTCCGCCCGTAGCGGGACCAGCTGGTTAAGCGAGACCATAGCGCAACAAAATCGCTATAGGATGCTGTTTGAACCTGAACACGAAACCCAAACGGAAAAAGGACATTTGTTGTGCGACAAATGGTTAGAAGAGACTTCCGAAGCAAAAAAAGCAAACCGCTATTTAAAACAAGTGTTTGCCAACCGTGTTGATAACGACTGGATAGCACAAAACAGCAACCGGAAATGGAAGCGACATTTGTGGCCTTTTATCCCAAAAAAATACATTATCAAATTTGTTCGGGCGAACCTTGCGGCAAAGTATATGAACGAAACCTTTGAAATACCGCTTATTCATTTGCTTAGAAATCCTTATGATACTTTATATTCTCAACAACGGAATAATTTTCCATGGTTAATAGATTTATCTCACTTTCAAGAACAGGAAAAATTGGTTGAGTTAATTAAAAATAGATTTGATTTTAATATAACTGATGTAAAAGCACTTTCAAAACTGGAGACTTTAACTGTGCGATGGTGTATTGAAAATGTACTGCCGTTAGAAGTGTTACAACCCTATCAGGGCCGTTCCAAAGTAATACGATATGAAGCCTTACGCAAAGATATTGCTGTTTTTCATGAAATTTGTAATTATTTTGTAATTGAACCCATAAAAAATATAGAAGAAGTTTACACGAAACCTTCTTCAAAAACACATCATAAAAGTAGTATAGTTACCAAAGAAAAAAAGGAAGTTACCTTTACATCGAATGAATTGCAACAGATAAATAGTATTTTAGACATTTTTAAAACAAAATTATATCCTAGAATTCATTAA
- a CDS encoding glycosyltransferase family 4 protein — translation MRIGLVLSKTPGYSETFFTSKIKGLQAHGLEPILFVQYKETDFNLCSVQVSPKVYRNSFVQLLAMVVVFVKLISAMRTVYRFIQLEREQGTNTSSIIKRTYLNAHILSKRLDWLHFGFATMALEKENLAKAIGAKMAVSFRGFDIAIYPLKHPSCYTKLWKHVDKVHTISNDLLEKAYKLGLSKNVPVQKITPAIDANFFSSEENNAPKVNGPIKLLTVGRLHWKKGYVQMLEALAILKKNGIPFVYTIVGSGTKKEEEEIIFAAHQLNIKDEIVFAGKKNREEVKMYYKNAEIYLQYSISEGFCNAVLEAQSMKKLCIVSNAEGLAENVLHKKTGWVVPKFKPELLATQIEQIIKLSETEKTQLTDYAADRVMKEFTVEKQQKEFVKFYDL, via the coding sequence ATGCGAATAGGCTTAGTACTTTCAAAAACCCCGGGATATTCCGAAACCTTTTTTACTTCAAAAATAAAAGGACTGCAAGCGCATGGATTAGAGCCCATTCTTTTTGTTCAGTATAAAGAAACTGATTTTAATCTGTGTTCGGTACAGGTTTCTCCAAAAGTGTACCGCAATAGTTTTGTACAGTTGTTGGCTATGGTGGTTGTGTTTGTAAAGTTGATTTCCGCAATGAGAACTGTTTACCGTTTTATACAGTTGGAAAGGGAACAAGGCACCAATACGTCAAGTATTATTAAAAGAACATACCTCAATGCACATATACTTTCCAAACGGCTGGATTGGCTGCATTTCGGCTTTGCCACCATGGCTCTGGAAAAAGAAAACCTTGCTAAGGCCATAGGGGCAAAAATGGCGGTTAGTTTTCGGGGGTTCGATATTGCCATCTATCCGTTGAAGCATCCTAGCTGTTATACTAAATTATGGAAACATGTGGATAAGGTGCATACCATTTCAAATGATTTGTTGGAAAAAGCCTATAAACTCGGTCTTTCCAAAAATGTTCCCGTGCAAAAAATAACTCCAGCTATTGATGCCAACTTTTTTTCGTCGGAAGAAAATAACGCTCCAAAAGTTAACGGCCCTATAAAACTCCTAACTGTAGGACGTTTGCACTGGAAAAAAGGATACGTACAAATGCTGGAAGCGTTGGCAATCCTTAAAAAAAATGGGATTCCGTTTGTTTATACGATAGTGGGCAGTGGAACCAAAAAAGAAGAAGAAGAGATTATCTTTGCCGCACACCAATTGAATATAAAGGATGAGATAGTGTTTGCGGGAAAGAAGAATAGAGAAGAGGTGAAAATGTATTATAAAAATGCTGAAATATACTTACAGTACAGTATTTCTGAAGGTTTTTGTAATGCTGTTTTAGAGGCACAAAGTATGAAAAAGCTGTGCATCGTTTCAAATGCCGAGGGGCTTGCGGAAAATGTACTGCACAAAAAAACTGGTTGGGTAGTACCCAAATTTAAACCCGAATTATTAGCAACACAAATAGAGCAGATAATTAAGCTCTCAGAAACAGAAAAAACTCAACTTACAGATTATGCAGCAGATCGGGTAATGAAAGAATTTACTGTTGAAAAACAACAAAAAGAGTTTGTGAAATTTTACGACCTATAA
- a CDS encoding glycosyltransferase, translating to MSKLFKSPKLVIWMVTYNHEKYIEQAVESIMAQQTNFDFQLFIGEDCSTDNTRNICLELKNKYPDAIKLVLNNKNIGSNKNGMSMYDLCYKSNAKYIALCEGDDYWTDSFKLQKQVDFLEANPDYEVCFTNINIINDKGEETKEQLITTSPKTTYTQKDLPLRVPTLTRVFKNRDFSNLQIAPGMDTIILLYQAQFGKIKYIDEITGTYRQHDSGAYTSKSKAKRKEHNFLTLFGCLQLLKPPLLYKYYGMLFKKLVELKRLNSALFKKRQSQLKKEYKSKKSSFSKKEQRNIAIGFLLLKTPFFEHSKLLSKVILILLNRKFIY from the coding sequence ATGTCAAAATTATTTAAAAGCCCAAAATTAGTGATATGGATGGTAACCTACAACCATGAAAAATACATTGAACAAGCTGTTGAATCCATTATGGCGCAACAGACCAATTTTGATTTTCAATTGTTTATAGGGGAAGACTGTTCAACTGATAACACCCGCAATATCTGTTTGGAGTTAAAAAACAAATATCCTGACGCCATTAAATTGGTATTGAACAACAAAAACATCGGTAGTAATAAAAATGGAATGAGTATGTATGATTTGTGTTATAAAAGTAACGCAAAATATATAGCGCTCTGTGAAGGTGATGACTATTGGACGGATTCCTTTAAGCTACAAAAACAAGTAGATTTTCTTGAAGCTAATCCTGATTATGAAGTTTGTTTTACCAATATTAATATTATAAACGATAAAGGAGAAGAAACAAAAGAGCAGTTGATAACCACCTCCCCAAAAACTACATATACGCAAAAAGATTTACCCCTAAGGGTGCCTACTTTAACTCGAGTTTTCAAAAACAGGGATTTTAGCAATTTACAAATAGCACCGGGGATGGACACGATTATATTATTGTATCAAGCACAATTTGGAAAAATAAAATACATAGATGAAATAACGGGTACATATAGACAACACGATAGCGGAGCATATACTTCAAAGTCTAAAGCCAAACGAAAAGAACATAATTTTTTAACCCTTTTTGGATGCCTACAACTTTTGAAACCACCGTTATTATATAAATACTATGGTATGTTGTTTAAAAAACTGGTCGAGTTAAAACGGTTAAACAGTGCACTCTTTAAGAAACGTCAATCTCAACTTAAAAAGGAATATAAAAGTAAAAAGTCCAGTTTTTCAAAAAAGGAGCAACGGAACATAGCGATTGGCTTTCTATTATTAAAGACTCCTTTTTTTGAGCATTCTAAGCTTCTTTCCAAAGTAATTTTAATACTATTGAACAGAAAGTTCATTTACTAA
- a CDS encoding sulfotransferase family protein, whose translation MSGTTDTNWISKQPEKLPDFIIGGAMKSGTTTLHTILDRHPSINLAHNELGFFDIDNIINHPDFNFFNNKTKEWTVQSMQEHPERLWNWYYSNFDSIKKEGSIVGEDSTTYLAAPKAAERIVLQQKPIKMIFILRHPTKRAISNYLHLLKSGRAVYNLEDTLRYDPNSIINRSRYKQQLGAYYKHLPFERIKIILFEDLTVNTKTCIADICEFLNVDFSDFKENDWQAHSNKTKTPKRLRLQLMRNRLLRNYGNRRYASFLPLQAEFQKKNPFGQKVFNKIHKRLNPLQTEVKFKPNPSTVNYLDNFFKIELEGLDELVQKDVLSKWFNQNK comes from the coding sequence ATGAGCGGGACAACAGACACAAATTGGATTTCAAAACAACCAGAAAAGTTACCCGACTTTATTATTGGTGGTGCTATGAAATCAGGCACAACCACACTACACACCATTTTAGATCGGCACCCCTCCATCAACTTGGCTCATAATGAATTAGGTTTTTTTGATATTGACAATATTATAAACCACCCCGATTTCAATTTTTTCAATAATAAAACAAAAGAATGGACGGTTCAATCCATGCAGGAACATCCAGAAAGACTATGGAACTGGTATTACTCAAATTTTGATTCCATAAAAAAAGAGGGAAGCATAGTAGGGGAGGACTCCACAACGTATTTAGCTGCTCCAAAAGCTGCTGAGCGAATTGTGCTGCAACAAAAACCCATTAAAATGATTTTTATACTTCGGCACCCTACCAAGCGGGCTATTTCCAATTACCTTCATCTATTAAAGTCGGGTAGGGCGGTTTATAATCTAGAAGATACTTTACGCTACGATCCAAACAGTATTATTAACCGGAGTAGGTACAAACAACAACTGGGAGCGTATTATAAACACCTTCCTTTTGAACGTATTAAAATAATTTTGTTTGAAGATTTAACAGTCAATACCAAAACGTGTATCGCCGATATTTGTGAATTCCTAAATGTTGATTTCAGTGATTTTAAAGAAAATGATTGGCAAGCCCATTCCAATAAAACAAAAACACCAAAAAGACTACGGTTACAATTGATGCGAAACCGATTGTTACGAAATTATGGTAATCGCCGTTATGCTTCGTTTTTACCTTTGCAAGCGGAATTTCAAAAAAAGAATCCTTTTGGTCAAAAAGTGTTTAATAAAATTCATAAACGGCTCAATCCCTTACAAACTGAAGTGAAATTTAAGCCAAACCCTTCAACAGTCAATTATTTAGATAATTTTTTTAAAATAGAATTGGAAGGGTTAGATGAGCTGGTGCAAAAAGATGTACTTTCAAAATGGTTTAACCAAAATAAATAA
- a CDS encoding glycosyltransferase family 2 protein — MQPLVSIVIPYYNRPLKMERCLDAIANQTYTHYEIIIVDDCSEKPCPVKNEKITYIKNKTNLGPGLSRNAGMKKAKGRYIVFLDSDDYWHVDFLDKTVTALQNTPNTVMAYASGFNIDVKGDFVNKRRKKPSTPTTILPNILYRGRQWGTGGCLWNRKIVQDIRWASSRNWEDYVFDVSVATLNNQVVPVKENLVYYDISGTDKLSNQDKGKTLLEKNKSLSLISDVLIESKKFKTHAIKKQITVLTLINLAILIELGVCDGPSLKRSVKNVRSWRNPVFSNYVYLVGQMPQKIAVKLIVRLKRSVNRERFTFIG, encoded by the coding sequence ATGCAGCCTTTGGTTTCCATTGTCATCCCGTATTACAACCGCCCCTTAAAAATGGAGCGGTGCCTGGATGCAATAGCAAACCAAACCTATACCCATTATGAAATAATAATAGTGGACGATTGTTCAGAAAAACCATGTCCTGTTAAAAACGAAAAGATCACCTATATAAAAAATAAAACCAATTTAGGGCCTGGCTTATCAAGAAACGCAGGAATGAAAAAGGCCAAAGGAAGGTATATTGTCTTTTTGGATAGTGACGATTATTGGCATGTTGATTTTTTAGATAAAACGGTCACCGCGTTACAAAACACCCCAAATACAGTCATGGCTTATGCTAGTGGTTTTAATATTGATGTTAAAGGAGATTTTGTAAATAAAAGACGTAAAAAGCCATCAACTCCCACCACAATCCTCCCAAATATTTTATATAGAGGAAGACAGTGGGGCACCGGAGGTTGTTTATGGAATAGGAAGATTGTTCAAGATATTCGTTGGGCATCATCGAGAAACTGGGAAGATTATGTGTTTGATGTTTCTGTGGCAACGCTCAATAACCAAGTGGTTCCCGTTAAAGAAAATTTAGTGTATTACGATATTTCGGGCACTGACAAGCTTTCTAATCAAGATAAAGGTAAAACGTTGCTTGAAAAAAACAAGTCCCTTTCACTTATTTCAGACGTATTAATAGAAAGCAAAAAGTTTAAAACCCATGCCATTAAAAAACAGATTACGGTTCTTACCTTAATTAATTTAGCCATACTTATTGAACTTGGCGTTTGTGATGGCCCAAGCTTAAAACGGAGTGTAAAAAATGTAAGGTCTTGGCGAAACCCAGTATTTTCTAACTATGTATATTTGGTAGGTCAAATGCCCCAAAAAATTGCAGTTAAATTAATTGTTCGATTAAAAAGAAGTGTAAACCGAGAACGGTTTACATTTATAGGATAG